In Lactobacillus sp. PV012, one genomic interval encodes:
- a CDS encoding histidine phosphatase family protein: MEVVILRHGETELNAQGKVQGARVDPSLSKTGREDAENAAKNFDASLFDAIYVSPLQRAQETAKIFVGERSYQIDDRIKEFDFGSWDEQPVSYLKDKYPDAFDKNGFTNTNMYKYAKDIESKEHFEKRLVSFMNELVQKLRSGKILIVCHGVVSRMICAHYISKGDMTSFAQMGNCCACKLYLDEQKQSLVFYNKNYA, translated from the coding sequence ATGGAAGTAGTAATTTTAAGACATGGTGAAACAGAATTAAATGCACAAGGAAAGGTTCAAGGTGCTAGGGTAGATCCAAGTTTGAGTAAGACTGGACGAGAAGATGCTGAAAATGCAGCAAAAAACTTTGATGCCAGTCTATTTGATGCTATTTATGTGAGTCCTTTACAAAGAGCTCAAGAAACGGCTAAAATTTTTGTAGGTGAACGTTCTTATCAGATTGATGACCGAATTAAAGAATTTGATTTTGGATCATGGGATGAGCAACCAGTCTCCTACTTAAAAGATAAATATCCTGACGCTTTTGATAAAAATGGCTTTACCAATACTAATATGTATAAGTATGCAAAAGATATTGAGAGCAAAGAGCATTTTGAAAAACGGCTCGTAAGTTTTATGAATGAACTAGTCCAAAAGCTTCGAAGTGGTAAAATACTAATAGTTTGTCATGGAGTAGTTAGTCGCATGATTTGTGCCCATTATATTAGTAAGGGAGATATGACATCTTTTGCTCAAATGGGAAATTGTTGTGCCTGTAAGCTTTATTTGGATGAGCAAAAGCAGAGTTTAGTTTTCTATAATAAAAATTATGCCTAG
- a CDS encoding alpha/beta hydrolase has translation MTQVTVQRDGLTLVGDYIKPNQETYDLAILFHGFKANRNSPIIKAVSDSLNQAGLATMRFDFDGCGDSDGKFENMTVPGEIADANAIFQFALADHHVKNIYLVGHSQGGVVASMLAGLYPNAELIKKVVLLAPAATLRSDALKGDLQGIPYNPNDIPEAIQIGNFTVGGFYLRTAQILPIYDVAKHYQGPVCLIHGTNDQVVSPNASKKYHEVYKNSILHLVNGADHRFTPPYQKIAVDYTTNFLH, from the coding sequence ATGACTCAAGTAACAGTTCAAAGAGATGGCTTAACACTAGTGGGAGACTATATTAAGCCTAATCAAGAAACTTATGATCTAGCCATTCTTTTTCACGGCTTTAAAGCAAATCGTAACTCACCAATTATTAAAGCAGTAAGCGATAGTCTGAACCAAGCAGGACTAGCAACAATGCGTTTTGATTTTGATGGTTGTGGCGATTCAGATGGTAAATTTGAAAATATGACTGTACCAGGAGAAATTGCAGATGCCAATGCAATTTTCCAATTTGCCTTAGCAGATCATCACGTTAAAAATATTTACTTAGTAGGCCACTCACAAGGTGGTGTAGTTGCTTCAATGCTTGCAGGGCTCTATCCTAATGCTGAGTTAATTAAAAAAGTTGTCTTACTTGCTCCTGCTGCCACCCTACGTTCAGACGCACTTAAGGGAGATTTACAAGGAATTCCCTATAATCCAAATGATATTCCGGAAGCAATTCAAATTGGTAACTTTACTGTGGGAGGTTTTTATCTACGAACTGCGCAAATTTTACCAATTTATGATGTTGCCAAGCACTATCAAGGGCCTGTTTGTCTAATTCATGGTACTAACGATCAAGTAGTGAGTCCTAACGCTTCCAAAAAATATCATGAAGTTTATAAAAATAGTATCTTACACCTAGTAAATGGAGCAGATCACCGCTTCACTCCTCCTTATCAAAAAATTGCTGTTGATTATACAACTAATTTTCTTCACTAA
- the phnE gene encoding phosphonate ABC transporter, permease protein PhnE has protein sequence MDNAVKKLPPQNTGNKKKIINWCIGIIVALLVVWSCTGLDFSGIKPTAGQITGAIFDGIIHPDWSYVYNGTGEDLISQLWDTLCIAFLGTFISAFISLPLAFWAATGKHKKWYVSRTGKTILAIIRAFPEIVLALMFIKAVGPGAPAGVFALGFHSIGMLAKLYSESIESLEKDVNEAIVAAGGSRFNITMFATMPNLMPALISTTLYRFDVSVRSASILGLVGAGGIGYPLIIAIQYREWNRVGIILLGIIVMVILIDWISGKIRKKLV, from the coding sequence ATGGATAATGCAGTAAAAAAATTACCCCCACAAAATACTGGAAATAAAAAGAAGATAATTAATTGGTGCATTGGAATTATTGTAGCATTACTAGTTGTTTGGTCATGCACGGGGTTAGATTTTTCTGGCATCAAACCTACAGCTGGGCAAATTACAGGTGCAATTTTTGATGGAATTATTCATCCCGACTGGTCATATGTTTATAACGGTACGGGAGAAGACTTAATTTCACAACTATGGGATACATTATGTATTGCATTTTTAGGAACATTTATTTCAGCGTTTATTTCCCTTCCTCTTGCATTTTGGGCCGCAACTGGGAAACATAAGAAGTGGTATGTTTCTAGAACAGGAAAAACTATCTTAGCAATTATTAGAGCCTTCCCTGAAATTGTTCTAGCATTGATGTTTATTAAAGCAGTTGGCCCTGGAGCCCCAGCGGGTGTATTTGCACTTGGATTTCACTCAATTGGAATGCTAGCTAAACTATATTCAGAGTCAATTGAAAGTTTAGAAAAGGATGTCAATGAAGCGATAGTAGCAGCTGGGGGATCACGTTTTAATATCACAATGTTTGCTACGATGCCTAATTTAATGCCAGCGTTAATTTCGACTACGCTTTATCGTTTTGATGTTTCGGTACGTTCAGCTTCAATCCTAGGTTTGGTTGGTGCAGGTGGTATTGGATATCCATTAATCATCGCTATTCAATATCGCGAATGGAACAGAGTAGGGATCATTTTATTAGGAATTATTGTAATGGTAATTCTAATCGATTGGATTTCTGGAAAGATTCGAAAAAAATTAGTGTAA
- the phnE gene encoding phosphonate ABC transporter, permease protein PhnE: protein MNKEKLPKQKLKTWTIVWILVLIVGCVVSIGDTGAHISELFDPNNFDNFSEILVQMFHPDWSYATLAIPKLIETLKMAILGTFIGSVISFIYGLLIARNIVKNKAVTGILRLIMNVIRTIPDLLLGAIFVAIVGIGPIAGIMALSVFTFGIVVKLFYESVETIDPGPIEALTASGASKIQVIHYAVLPQIMTYFISDVLYAFEINVRASTVLGYIGAGGIGLYLQQTLQVFEYEKTGLIIFVIIIVVLIIDYISSKFREALMK from the coding sequence ATGAATAAGGAAAAGTTACCTAAACAAAAGTTAAAGACCTGGACGATTGTTTGGATTCTAGTGCTAATAGTTGGGTGTGTAGTGTCAATTGGAGATACAGGGGCACATATTAGTGAGTTATTTGATCCAAATAATTTTGATAATTTTTCAGAAATTTTGGTTCAAATGTTCCATCCTGATTGGTCTTATGCAACCTTAGCAATTCCTAAGTTAATTGAAACTTTGAAGATGGCAATCTTAGGAACATTTATTGGATCAGTAATTTCATTTATTTATGGTTTATTAATTGCAAGAAATATTGTTAAAAATAAAGCGGTAACTGGAATCTTGCGTTTAATTATGAATGTAATTCGCACAATTCCAGATTTGTTATTGGGTGCGATTTTTGTAGCAATTGTGGGGATTGGACCAATCGCTGGTATTATGGCACTGTCAGTGTTCACTTTTGGAATTGTAGTAAAACTATTTTATGAATCTGTTGAAACCATTGATCCTGGCCCAATTGAGGCCTTAACAGCTAGTGGAGCGAGTAAAATTCAAGTTATTCATTATGCGGTATTGCCACAAATTATGACTTATTTTATTTCAGATGTTCTCTACGCTTTTGAAATTAACGTTCGTGCATCAACAGTACTTGGTTATATTGGTGCAGGTGGTATCGGACTTTACTTACAGCAGACACTTCAAGTATTTGAGTATGAAAAGACTGGGTTAATCATTTTTGTGATTATTATTGTAGTGTTAATAATTGACTATATTTCAAGTAAATTTAGGGAGGCATTGATGAAATAA
- the phnC gene encoding phosphonate ABC transporter ATP-binding protein: MKNQPMIQLRNVKKVYPNGTVGLKDINLTINKGEFVVIVGLSGAGKSTLLRSINRLQDISEGDIEIDGKSITKASGKQLRLIRRDIGMIFQNFNLVKRSSVLRNVLTGRVAYYPTWKTTFNLFTKEDKLRAYEALQRVNLGEKIYVRADKLSGGQQQRVAIARVLTQDPKIILADEPTASLDPQTSHHVMHDLKMLNQEYGMTVLANLHSVELAKEFGDRVIGVHAGEIVYDGKMSETPDSIFDQIYQGQKLEEVNE, encoded by the coding sequence ATGAAAAATCAACCAATGATTCAATTAAGAAATGTTAAAAAAGTCTATCCTAATGGTACAGTTGGCCTAAAGGACATTAATTTAACAATTAATAAGGGTGAATTTGTAGTAATAGTTGGTTTATCGGGAGCAGGGAAGTCGACACTATTACGCTCCATTAATCGTTTGCAAGATATTAGTGAAGGCGACATTGAAATTGATGGTAAATCTATTACTAAGGCAAGTGGAAAGCAGTTGCGCCTGATTAGACGTGATATTGGTATGATTTTTCAAAATTTTAATCTAGTAAAACGTTCCAGCGTTTTAAGAAATGTGTTAACTGGGAGAGTAGCATATTATCCAACGTGGAAGACTACTTTTAATTTATTTACAAAGGAAGATAAATTAAGAGCCTATGAAGCATTACAAAGAGTAAATCTTGGAGAAAAAATTTATGTACGAGCAGATAAGCTATCTGGTGGACAGCAGCAACGTGTAGCAATTGCCAGAGTCTTGACACAAGATCCTAAAATTATCTTGGCTGATGAACCAACAGCCTCACTTGATCCACAAACTTCTCACCATGTTATGCATGATTTAAAAATGCTAAATCAAGAGTATGGGATGACTGTGTTAGCCAATCTCCATAGTGTTGAATTGGCTAAAGAATTTGGGGATCGTGTAATTGGGGTACATGCAGGCGAGATTGTCTATGATGGAAAGATGAGTGAAACACCTGATTCAATTTTTGATCAAATATATCAAGGACAAAAGTTGGAGGAAGTAAATGAATAA
- a CDS encoding phosphate/phosphite/phosphonate ABC transporter substrate-binding protein: protein MRGLKKIIVMIGLVLITTVMTACGNHKEKTKSYTPKELQIQFVPSQAADKLEGRAKPLEGLLSKELGIPVHVTMSTDYTTVVEAMKSKKIDAGFLPPNGYVLAHDKLHAADVLLQAERFSVTKPDGNWTKALTRSYTSEILVKKGSKIKSWKDLKGKSISVQNPTSSAGYVFPIAELYKKGLNIPKDSKLVTVTGQDEAVLNVLNGDTDAAFVFGDARNSVLKDQPNIKKEVVPIYFTREIPNDVIAVRPDMSQSFRKKLMKAMVNISKSKKGKALIESIYSHEAYVPTKDADFNVVRDYNKVISNMKN, encoded by the coding sequence ATGAGAGGGTTAAAGAAAATTATTGTAATGATTGGTTTAGTACTAATCACTACAGTAATGACTGCTTGTGGAAATCATAAAGAAAAGACTAAATCTTATACTCCCAAAGAGCTTCAAATTCAATTTGTCCCAAGTCAGGCAGCTGATAAATTGGAGGGAAGAGCTAAGCCTTTAGAAGGATTGCTATCTAAAGAATTGGGAATACCAGTTCATGTAACAATGTCGACAGACTATACCACTGTAGTCGAAGCAATGAAGTCTAAAAAAATTGATGCAGGATTTTTACCACCTAACGGTTATGTTCTAGCTCATGATAAACTTCATGCAGCAGACGTTTTATTGCAAGCAGAGCGCTTTTCTGTAACGAAACCAGATGGAAATTGGACCAAGGCATTAACAAGATCTTATACTTCAGAAATTCTTGTTAAAAAGGGATCAAAAATTAAATCGTGGAAAGATTTAAAAGGAAAAAGCATCTCAGTTCAGAATCCAACGTCATCTGCTGGATATGTCTTTCCAATTGCAGAGCTTTATAAAAAAGGATTAAACATCCCTAAAGATAGTAAATTAGTAACTGTTACTGGACAAGATGAAGCTGTCTTAAACGTTTTGAATGGTGATACTGATGCAGCATTTGTATTTGGGGATGCAAGAAATTCTGTACTTAAAGATCAACCAAATATTAAAAAAGAAGTTGTACCAATTTACTTTACAAGAGAAATACCTAATGACGTAATTGCAGTTAGACCAGATATGTCACAAAGTTTTCGTAAAAAATTGATGAAGGCAATGGTTAATATTTCAAAATCTAAGAAGGGTAAAGCATTAATCGAATCAATCTATAGTCATGAAGCTTATGTTCCTACAAAAGATGCCGATTTCAATGTAGTACGTGACTATAATAAAGTTATTTCAAATATGAAAAATTAA